The following are encoded in a window of Chitinophagaceae bacterium genomic DNA:
- a CDS encoding BlaI/MecI/CopY family transcriptional regulator — MTLIKNTKPTESELEILQVLWNEKAATVRTVHEELSKTKDSGYTTTLKLMQIMFEKGLVTRDDSSKTHIYQPAVSREKTQKQFLNKMIDTLFSGSSSDLVMQALGGHDASAEELEKIQQLINQLKKEK, encoded by the coding sequence ATGACATTGATCAAGAATACAAAGCCCACCGAAAGCGAACTGGAGATACTCCAGGTATTGTGGAATGAAAAGGCAGCCACGGTGCGTACGGTGCACGAAGAATTGTCAAAAACAAAGGATTCGGGGTATACCACTACCCTCAAACTCATGCAGATCATGTTTGAGAAAGGCCTGGTTACCAGGGACGACAGCAGCAAAACACATATTTACCAGCCTGCTGTAAGCCGTGAAAAGACCCAGAAACAGTTCCTGAACAAAATGATCGACACCCTGTTTTCAGGATCATCTTCCGACCTGGTAATGCAGGCTTTGGGAGGACATGATGCCAGTGCCGAAGAGCTGGAAAAGATCCAGCAACTGATAAACCAGCTCAAAAAAGAGAAATAA
- a CDS encoding M56 family metallopeptidase has product MAQFSYSFCMAMLHSLWQAALLMLLYLVADKVLLRNNSPLAKRNFLFGILLSQLLLFVISFFIYYTGNSSYGTFSEITNRITALAGTGNMKLLTPWIFSLYLLVTVYKLVRSIYSWFSFKQRYHSGLQRPTVDLKLFTEMRAQQFGIKKKVKLWFSTTINTPVTFGFFKPVILLPVALVSNISIQQAETLILHELTHIRTNDYLFNWLLIFVNTLFFYNPIITGLCNRIRMEREKNCDMNVMAFEYSPVLYAETLLQAERIRQGVPVFQLAAVNRKEHLLERIRFFSREVDFNRSMRFNIITPITGLLLLIFFSSAVLFRSGNTPEDNPSFNTVTYLPFNSMELAGTEYTNNPVIAAGDLQALMNETEKQKPAIEKRIKENESLTRSIQKETEALVTKQAAQDLIIPVSVTDNDGSKHIIITEESSGADKTASMRTYSLRFENGEWILEPEWNISAKEIPEDSLIKKMDSSGGKMKRILPAQQ; this is encoded by the coding sequence ATGGCCCAGTTTTCTTACAGTTTCTGCATGGCAATGTTGCACAGTCTCTGGCAGGCTGCACTGCTGATGCTCTTGTACCTGGTTGCAGATAAAGTACTGCTGCGGAATAATTCCCCGCTTGCAAAAAGAAATTTCCTGTTTGGCATTCTTCTTTCACAGTTATTGCTGTTTGTGATCAGCTTTTTCATCTACTATACCGGCAACAGCAGTTACGGTACTTTTTCGGAGATCACAAACAGGATCACGGCATTGGCCGGTACCGGGAATATGAAATTACTTACCCCCTGGATCTTCAGCCTCTACCTGCTGGTGACCGTGTATAAACTGGTAAGGTCCATTTATTCATGGTTCAGTTTCAAACAACGGTATCACTCCGGGCTGCAACGGCCAACAGTTGATCTGAAACTTTTCACCGAAATGAGAGCGCAGCAGTTTGGCATTAAGAAGAAAGTAAAACTCTGGTTCAGCACAACGATCAATACACCGGTCACTTTTGGATTCTTTAAACCGGTCATTTTATTGCCGGTTGCCCTGGTCAGCAACATCAGCATACAACAGGCGGAAACGCTTATCCTGCATGAGCTGACACATATCCGCACAAACGACTACCTCTTCAACTGGCTTTTGATATTTGTAAATACCCTCTTCTTTTACAACCCCATTATTACAGGACTGTGTAACCGGATACGGATGGAAAGGGAAAAGAACTGTGATATGAATGTGATGGCTTTTGAATATTCACCTGTACTTTATGCCGAAACCCTGTTGCAGGCAGAAAGGATCAGGCAAGGGGTACCTGTGTTTCAGCTGGCAGCGGTAAACCGGAAAGAACATTTGCTTGAACGCATCCGGTTTTTTTCCCGGGAAGTGGATTTTAACCGGTCCATGCGCTTTAACATCATCACGCCGATAACGGGTTTGCTGCTGCTGATCTTCTTTTCATCAGCTGTATTATTCCGGTCAGGCAATACCCCGGAAGACAATCCGTCATTCAATACGGTTACCTACCTGCCGTTCAACAGCATGGAACTGGCAGGCACTGAATATACAAATAACCCCGTTATCGCTGCCGGTGATCTGCAGGCGTTGATGAACGAAACGGAAAAGCAAAAGCCGGCTATTGAGAAAAGGATAAAAGAAAATGAATCACTCACCCGGTCCATTCAAAAAGAAACAGAGGCATTGGTTACAAAGCAGGCCGCACAGGATCTTATTATACCCGTTTCAGTAACGGATAATGACGGCTCCAAGCATATAATCATTACAGAAGAAAGTTCAGGCGCTGATAAAACAGCCTCCATGAGAACGTACAGCCTGCGTTTTGAGAACGGGGAATGGATCCTGGAGCCCGAATGGAATATTTCGGCCAAAGAGATCCCCGAAGATTCGCTTATCAAAAAGATGGACAGCAGCGGCGGCAAGATGAAAAGGATATTACCTGCACAACAATAA
- a CDS encoding type IX secretion system membrane protein PorP/SprF, which yields MKKILLILIIVCLGNHVASAQAKPFYTQYILNNYILNPAIAGIENYTDVKLSYRNQWAGITGAPVTTYLSIHGPLGKRDFRTGANSYAMPGQNPAGPKAWDEYAVSQPHHGIGLTAINDKTGYINRWSIAANYAYHRPLTAKTSLSAGLSAGITSVNLDRSKIEWGNLDPNDPAIGISNGEIKKIKPEIGAGLWLYSARYFIGVSVLNIIPGKARFVTNDKYGSSYTLNYFGTAGYKFALTEQITAMPSVMVQYWEPQLLGLHANVKLQYEDFLWIGGSYRFADLVAGYSGMIGVNVSNTFNISYAYEHATTSRLQTYTKGTHEVMIGFILGNKYKETCPRCAW from the coding sequence ATGAAGAAAATTTTACTCATACTGATCATTGTTTGCCTGGGAAACCACGTGGCTTCAGCACAGGCCAAACCATTCTATACACAGTATATCCTGAACAATTATATTCTTAATCCCGCCATTGCCGGTATAGAGAATTATACCGATGTAAAACTGAGCTACCGCAACCAGTGGGCGGGGATCACCGGCGCACCGGTAACTACGTATTTAAGCATTCATGGCCCGTTGGGTAAACGGGATTTCCGTACGGGAGCCAATTCCTATGCCATGCCAGGACAAAACCCTGCCGGGCCCAAGGCCTGGGATGAGTATGCTGTATCGCAGCCGCACCATGGCATTGGCCTTACTGCCATCAACGACAAGACCGGGTATATCAACCGCTGGTCCATTGCCGCCAACTATGCATACCACAGGCCGTTAACGGCAAAAACAAGTTTGTCGGCCGGCCTCAGCGCAGGGATCACCAGTGTTAATTTAGACCGTTCAAAAATTGAATGGGGAAACCTGGATCCCAATGATCCTGCCATTGGAATAAGTAATGGTGAAATAAAAAAGATAAAGCCTGAGATAGGGGCCGGGCTTTGGTTGTATTCTGCCCGTTATTTTATAGGGGTATCCGTTCTAAACATCATACCCGGAAAGGCAAGATTTGTTACCAATGATAAATATGGTTCCAGTTACACACTGAATTATTTTGGAACAGCCGGTTATAAGTTTGCACTCACCGAACAGATCACGGCCATGCCTTCTGTAATGGTGCAGTACTGGGAGCCGCAGTTGCTGGGCCTTCACGCCAATGTAAAACTACAGTACGAGGATTTTTTGTGGATAGGGGGCAGTTACCGCTTTGCCGACCTGGTGGCCGGCTATTCCGGTATGATCGGTGTGAATGTTTCCAATACGTTCAACATCAGCTATGCGTACGAGCACGCAACCACGTCACGCCTGCAAACCTATACCAAGGGTACGCATGAAGTGATGATCGGCTTCATCCTGGGGAACAAATACAAAGAGACCTGCCCACGCTGTGCATGGTAA